The following coding sequences are from one Panicum hallii strain FIL2 chromosome 5, PHallii_v3.1, whole genome shotgun sequence window:
- the LOC112893979 gene encoding transcription factor bHLH144-like, whose translation MQRDPTAFVGNPSFAYGYEGDGCAANGPLGGQCNYRVPVSPAIGVPSGMTSPKIRSQLGAFEFQPSKVCPRNFIIFDHTDDKGRIVYHPALVNKLNPTNINAFPCRGEVICRSSDQDDGNLEQHASSFKEDTEEINALLSSESDEDSDEDDVMSTGRSPDPLELGPCESSSPPRFKKMRHFSGNGSDFNGSLENITHEETRKMVTVLRGIIPGGDQLDAPDVLEEAVRYLKFLKVEAEKLGVAGFNA comes from the coding sequence ATGCAGAGGGATCCAACAGCTTTCGTTGGAAACCCCTCCTTTGCTTATGGCTATGAAGGTGATGGTTGTGCGGCAAATGGACCTTTGGGTGGTCAATGCAACTACAGGGTTCCTGTTTCACCAGCCATAGGAGTCCCTTCAGGCATGACAAGCCCTAAGATCCGAAGCCAACTTGGTGCCTTTGAGTTCCAGCCTTCCAAGGTATGCCCCAGAAActtcatcatctttgatcatacTGATGACAAAGGGCGCATCGTGTATCATCCTGCCTTGGTGAACAAGCTGAATCCCACAAACATCAATGCATTCCCGTGCCGTGGTGAGGTGATTTGCAGAAGTTCAGACCAAGACGATGGCAATCTTGAACAGCATGCCTCATCTTTCAAGGAGGATACAGAAGAGATCAATGCACTGCTGAGCTCTGAATCTGATGAAGAcagtgatgaagatgatgtcATGAGTACCGGGCGTTCTCCTGACCCCTTGGAACTTGGCCCCTGCGAATCATCTTCACCACCCAGGTTTAAGAAAATGAGGCATTTTTCTGGAAATGGATCAGATTTCAATGGATCCTTGGAAAATATTACTCACGAGGAGACCAGGAAGATGGTCACAGTTCTTAGGGGCATAATCCCTGGTGGAGATCAACTGGATGCTCCTGATGTCCTGGAGGAAGCTGTTAGATACCTGAAGTTTCTCAAGGTGGAGGCAGAGAAACTTGGCGTGGCGGGTTTCAATGCTTAG